The DNA region CTGGCCCTCCGCCGCGGAAATTCGCTACTCCCGCTCCGGATCCGCTACCCGCATTCGGGTAGCGGATCCGGAGGGACGGTAGCGGATCCGCGTGGCAGCGCCGACGACCACGCCGACGGCCACGACGACGGCCACGACGACGCCGACGACCACGACGGCGCCGACGCCGACAACAACGACCACGACGACGACGAGGCCGGCCGCCTGCTCCGGCTGCGCCAGCGGGTCCGCTCCACCCCGGTCGTCACGGCGGTCTTCCTCGGGGTGGCGCTGGTGATGCTGCTCTACGTGGTCCGCGTGGGCGGCGACTTCATGCACGGCCGCGTGCTGCTGCCGTCCCTGTTCCTGTTCCTCCTGCCGGTCTCGGTGGTGCCCCTTCCCGTCGGTCCCGCCCGCGGGTCCGCGGACGCCTCGGTGCGCCGGGTGACCGTCCCACTCACCGCGGTCGCATGGCTCGTCGTCGTCGGCTGGGCGGTGACCGTCCAGGTCACCGAGGACCCCTTCCGCGAGGAACCGGAGTCGATCACGGCGGCGGGGATCGTGGACGAGCGCCAGTTCTACATCCAGCGCACGGGCCACAAGCATCCGTTGCTCGCCGAGGACTACCTGGACTTCCCCCGGATGCGGGCGCTGGTGCGGGACGTCACCGCGAACCGGACGGGTGCGGTCTTCCTGCCCGTGCCGGGATTCCAGGACCGGTGGGACGTGGTCTCCTACGACCGCCCCATGCCCGGGCTGGCGCCGTTCGAACTGCCCGAGGAGCCGGTCAAGACCGTCGTGTTCCTCAACCTCGGCATGACGAGCATGAACCTGCCGCTCGACGTGGACGTCTACGACACCGTGGGGCTCGCGTCGCCGCTGGCCGCGCATACAGACCGGATGGAGGACGGTCGGATCGGGCACGACAAGTTCCTGCCGTACGACTGGGTGCTCGCCCGCACCGGCGTGGTCGAGGATCCGGTCAACTTCCCGCGGTGGATCGACGTGAACTGGGTGAACCAGGCGCAGGTCGCGCTGCAGTGCCCGGCCACCCAGGCGTTGATCGAGTCGTACTCGGGTCCGTTGACCCTGGAGAAGCGCTGGTCGAACGTGATGAACGCATTTTCATACGCCGAGTACCGGATCAACAGAATCCCTGCGTACGAGGTGCAGAGGTGCGGGTTACCGATGCCTGAGAAAGTGGAGAAGTACCAGGGCACTCGGTAGTGTGGCCCAAGCTGTTATCTCGAAACGGTAACAGTCGGGGGTCGAATTGGTCCCTGACCTGTAACACCTGTCCCAAAGTGCGCGACAGTATCGATGAACTCGATGTCGCAGTTCCGGTCCTCCCCTGGTGGGGCCGGTCCGATGAACGTCACCGATGCCCTCCCGGGCACCAGGAACGAACAAAGGAACCAACGAATGTCCCAATCCACCCTCCGGCGCAGGTTCGCCGCCGGGCTCACCGCTCTGGCGACGGCCGCAGGGCTCATCGTCGGGGCCCCGGCACTGGCCGGCGCGCAGGCGACCGAGCAGGGCTCGTCGGCCAGCCTCGGGTCCGCTGGCTCGGCTGCCCCGCCGCCCGCCGCCCCCGCGTTCCGGCCGGCCGGAGGTAACGAGAACCCGGTTGGTTTCCGCAACTGGCTGCGTCCCGGCTGTGAGTGGGACCCGGTCGCCTCCTGGGTCCAGCTCTGCACGGTCCACTCGCCGTCGATGAACCGGCCCATCAAGGTCCAGGTGCAGCCGGCCCGCTTCGGCGGCAACGCCGGCCTGTACCTGCTCGACGGCCTGCGTGCCCGTGACGACTGGAACGCGTGGACCCACGACGCCCAGGCGCAGCGCATCTTCCTGCAGGACAACATCACCCTGGTCATGCCCGTCGGCGGTCAGGTGTCCTTCTACTCCGACTGGGAGCGGCCCATCAACCTGGGCGGC from Dietzia sp. B32 includes:
- a CDS encoding arabinosyltransferase, coding for MSEVTAARRTGRTAPVFWTGVVVVVAIFLAGAWQRRWIADDGLIVLRTVRNLIAGNGPVFNAGERVESNTSTLWTYLIYGVHELVGYRLELVVLGVALTLSMVAVVCAMVGTRVMYRGTRRAPAGGPVLLLPFGVLVYVMLPPARDFATSGLETGLVICWIGAMWMGLQLWARAPRREGRFGLPAPGTAAVAFIAGLGPLVRPEMALAAAAFLALMAAARQSWRHLGWLVVIAGTVPVLYQLWRMSYYALPYPLTAVAKDAGGAKWDKGAEYAWNLVAPYALLLPLAAVLIAGLVALWARLALRRGNSLLPLRIRYPHSGSGSGGTVADPRGSADDHADGHDDGHDDADDHDGADADNNDHDDDEAGRLLRLRQRVRSTPVVTAVFLGVALVMLLYVVRVGGDFMHGRVLLPSLFLFLLPVSVVPLPVGPARGSADASVRRVTVPLTAVAWLVVVGWAVTVQVTEDPFREEPESITAAGIVDERQFYIQRTGHKHPLLAEDYLDFPRMRALVRDVTANRTGAVFLPVPGFQDRWDVVSYDRPMPGLAPFELPEEPVKTVVFLNLGMTSMNLPLDVDVYDTVGLASPLAAHTDRMEDGRIGHDKFLPYDWVLARTGVVEDPVNFPRWIDVNWVNQAQVALQCPATQALIESYSGPLTLEKRWSNVMNAFSYAEYRINRIPAYEVQRCGLPMPEKVEKYQGTR